A segment of the Anopheles cruzii chromosome 2, idAnoCruzAS_RS32_06, whole genome shotgun sequence genome:
agaagaagaaacactgtccggcattttcttttctaccACACGGGTAAAATCTTTCCGTCCAATCCTTTTCCGTTCAATCTTTTCCCGCTCGCTTTTTCTCTCCGGCCGCGTCCGATTTCTAACCGTTGCGTTCGGTTTTTCCCTTCCAGAAGTGCAAACTTTGTGGTGTGACCGACGACCTCTGCTTTTGACCTACATTTTACTGCCGGCTCATCGTCGCATCACTGAGAAAATGGGAGTCCAGATCATTCCGATTGAAAACGGTGACCAAACCACCTTCCCGAAACCCGGCCAAACGGCCGTCGTGCACTACACCGGGACGCTCGACGATGGATCTGTGTTTGATTCCTCGCGCAACCGGGGCAAGCCGTTCAAGTTCGCTGTCGGCAAGGGCGAGGTGATCCGCGGCTGGGACGAAGGGGTCGCCCAGATGTCTGTGGGGCAGCGCGCGAAGCTTGTTTGCTCGCCGGATTACGCCTACGGAAGCCGTGGCCACCCGGGTGTCATCCCGCCGAACGCTCGGCTGACCTTCGACGTGGAGCTGCTAAAGGTAGAGTAGAGAGGCCGTACGATAATCAACAGCGCGACCACAGACCCGACCGGCACCAGAGTAAGCGCAACATCCTACCTAACACGTAACAAGCAATCTAACTGGACCGTGAAGCGAAAGCAGTCGAGGGCAGAGCGGGAAGGAATCGTAgaacgagaaagaagaaacattCTTATCACTAACATTGACCCCTCTGCGAACAGAAGCCCACCCGGCTGCTAGCTCCAGTTCCGAAACACATCACGAACCTTCACATCTTTTCCTCGCGCAGGTCATGCGTTTGTAATCCGTAGCGCCATCCAGGGATTCTTCTCCATtgcatttccatttcttcgaTTCCAAGCCTAGCGTGAATGCATTTAAATATTATCGGATCTTGTCGGAGGTTAGTGAAAGTACAAGTAGAAATAGCCAGGGGAGAGAGGTAGCGAGAAGAGAGATGCGGGACTGGCCCTTTTCCAGCAAACGACCATCGACATGAAAACCTAGTTCAGAGCACAGCCAAAACGTAACCATCCTTGTCTGCATCCTTCCCAAGGCACTTCTTGCCGAACCCTCCGAAACCGAAGTTATTTCGTAAGCAAATTGTAAAACCGCTCAATTCGGTTCCTTGGCCCTTGTGGCGCACGACCTCACACTCTGGTTTGCACCTCCTACTGTCGGTCATCTAAactaaatgaaatgaatgaaacggAAATAAAAAGCATTAACTCTCTAAACCAAAACCTAAAACCAGAATCAAACGGTGTCCCTGTTTGTCCATTTCGAAAGAAACACTAGTAAGGTGGTGACACATCTTGAACGATAATCTTGCCCAATGTTGCAATTGATATCTTATCAGcagtttattaaattattcattagCACGCACCAGATAACAGACGGAACTCTCGTGGTCATAATAAATACAAGATGCGATGTTTGCCTACACCTCTCCCAAGCGAACTGGAAttcaaataacaaaaaaacgtaAAGTCCTGCAACTGCTCCCTAATAGAAGAACAGCTCCGGGAAGTTATTCTCGTAGATCGGTCGCTGGCCACCGATACCCATCTGTTTACCGGCCCCATCCAGCAGCGGTCCGTTCAACCCACCGTTGCCGGCCAGCAGTGATCCGGCCTGGATGCCGCACGAGATCTGCCGCTCGACGGACAGTGCCGTGAAGATTTCGTTCAGCTTGTTCTGGATGACGTCGTGCTTCGGTTCCGTCCGGCGCACCAAATCCTCGAACGCCGTCTCGCGGAAGGCGCGCCCGATCTGCATCTGCTTCTCGCGAGCCTCCCGCTTGGTGGCTTCCGTCGGTTCCGCCAGCACCCGCTTCATCGACTCGAAGTTGTACTCCGAGGCGAGCGATCGCTTCTGGACGCCGGGCGAGCTGCTAAcgctttcgatttcgttgTAGCTCGAATCGACCACACTGTTCCGGACCGCACCTGCGCGGGGATTGAAAGAACATGCAATCAGTTTGGGGAAGTGCACAAATTGTAACACGCCACGCGAGCGGCACTTACTGTGCGTATCGACCCAAGAGTGTCGATGCGTCAGGAGGTCCGTTTGGTTCAGCCCGTACGGTGTACCCGTCTGAACGCGATTGTTTTCCAGTCCCGCCTGCTGGAGAcactcggccacggccagcttGTCGATCAGCAGGTGCGGCTGGTTGGTGTTGAGCGGCCCCGGTGCAGCCTTCTCGTTGTCCATCAGCGGTGGCAACAGATAGGTGGCCTCTTCGCACCGTGCTTCGATGAGCTTCTCCGCGTATTCGACCAGCGTACCGATGACCGTACAGCGCCCGAGCAGGATGAGCAGCGAAATGGCAATGCTGTGCAGATTGCAACGATGCTTCGGCGACAGTTCCACCTCCGTGACGGCCACTTGCTGCAGGCTGCAAGGATGGGGAAGAGCGTAATTGATTTACGTACGCTCCGGTGgctttcgatcgattccgaaTGGCACAAGCGCGGACCCATTAGCGTGCCAATGTGGGTTATTATTGATTAGTTTTCAACTATTTTTAGGCACTTCTGGCCAGG
Coding sequences within it:
- the LOC128277181 gene encoding peptidyl-prolyl cis-trans isomerase Fkbp12 — its product is MGVQIIPIENGDQTTFPKPGQTAVVHYTGTLDDGSVFDSSRNRGKPFKFAVGKGEVIRGWDEGVAQMSVGQRAKLVCSPDYAYGSRGHPGVIPPNARLTFDVELLKVE